Proteins from a single region of Hymenobacter aquaticus:
- a CDS encoding endo-1,4-beta-xylanase translates to MRKPRLLFLTPALLFAGLTAAQAQNAPVVQQAETGTLGTDWTSPIQAGVQYISVVPTATIAAQNPGTAARVATYSVTFPGPGTYDLYARVRVGSAGANDDSFYYGNGFGLKSPTNDNDWITINQVAGVGYTTGSQVVDGAGSAQSNVWKWVNMSKIGGAETPISFTVTAGNLTQIFQLGAREDGFDIDKVVFGQTGLYFTVTNLDNGQQGSVNPPPPPFTPVGPPLATGKPKFLGGVYSTPQLPNFTAYWNQVVPENAGKWGSVEGTRDVMNWTELDAAYKLAKDNGYPFRMHVLVWGSQQPTWMETLSAAEQLTEINQWFAAVAQRYPAIDFLEVVNEPTHQPPNTTGGGGNYLNALGGSGATGWDWIIKSFQLARQYFPVSTKLMMNDYSVENTSASAQRYLDIVNLLKARNLLDVVGIQGHAFSTRPTPAATLTANLNLLASAGLPLYITELDIDGVNTAGQLDDQVQLAEYQRVFPVFWEHPAVKGVTMWGYRPGHWRTAQGAQLVNDDNTERTALVWLRSYVRTTTLATTPADNSAVSLYPNPVTNGYFTLRGTENVHTIRVVDMRGQLLREIAPRNQSSVAIKLNLRPGLYIVQLLSGTTISSKKLTIQ, encoded by the coding sequence ATGCGTAAACCTCGACTCCTATTTCTTACCCCGGCACTGCTCTTTGCCGGTCTTACGGCCGCGCAGGCCCAGAATGCGCCCGTGGTGCAGCAGGCCGAAACCGGCACCCTGGGCACCGACTGGACCTCGCCCATCCAGGCCGGCGTGCAGTACATTTCGGTGGTGCCCACGGCCACCATTGCCGCCCAAAACCCGGGCACCGCGGCCCGCGTGGCCACCTACAGCGTCACCTTCCCCGGCCCCGGCACCTACGACCTCTACGCCCGCGTGCGGGTGGGCAGCGCCGGGGCCAACGACGACAGCTTCTACTACGGCAACGGCTTCGGCCTCAAGTCGCCCACCAACGACAACGACTGGATTACCATCAATCAGGTGGCGGGCGTGGGCTACACCACCGGCTCCCAGGTGGTGGACGGGGCCGGCTCAGCCCAGAGCAACGTCTGGAAATGGGTGAACATGTCGAAAATCGGGGGCGCGGAAACGCCGATTTCCTTTACCGTCACGGCCGGCAACCTCACGCAGATTTTCCAGCTCGGGGCCCGCGAAGACGGCTTCGACATCGACAAAGTCGTCTTTGGGCAAACGGGCCTGTACTTCACCGTCACCAACCTCGACAATGGGCAGCAGGGCTCCGTCAATCCGCCCCCGCCGCCGTTTACGCCGGTGGGTCCGCCGCTGGCGACGGGCAAGCCCAAATTTCTGGGCGGCGTGTACAGCACCCCGCAGCTGCCCAACTTCACGGCCTACTGGAACCAGGTAGTGCCCGAAAACGCCGGCAAGTGGGGCAGCGTGGAAGGCACCCGCGACGTGATGAACTGGACCGAGCTGGACGCGGCCTACAAGCTGGCCAAGGACAATGGCTACCCCTTCCGCATGCACGTGCTGGTGTGGGGCAGTCAGCAGCCCACCTGGATGGAGACGCTGTCCGCCGCCGAGCAGCTCACCGAAATCAACCAGTGGTTTGCGGCCGTGGCCCAGCGCTACCCCGCCATCGACTTCCTGGAAGTAGTGAACGAGCCCACCCACCAGCCCCCGAACACCACTGGGGGCGGCGGCAACTACCTCAACGCGCTGGGCGGCAGCGGCGCCACGGGCTGGGACTGGATTATCAAATCCTTCCAGCTGGCCCGCCAGTATTTCCCGGTTTCCACCAAGCTGATGATGAACGACTACAGCGTGGAAAACACCAGCGCCAGCGCCCAGCGTTACCTCGACATCGTGAACCTGCTCAAGGCCCGCAACCTGCTTGACGTGGTCGGCATTCAGGGCCACGCCTTTTCTACCCGCCCCACGCCCGCCGCCACGCTCACCGCCAACCTGAACCTGCTGGCCTCGGCGGGCCTGCCGCTCTACATCACCGAGCTGGATATCGACGGCGTGAACACCGCCGGGCAGCTCGACGACCAGGTGCAGCTGGCCGAGTACCAGCGCGTATTCCCGGTTTTCTGGGAGCACCCGGCCGTGAAGGGCGTCACGATGTGGGGCTACCGCCCCGGCCACTGGCGCACGGCCCAGGGTGCGCAGCTCGTCAACGACGACAACACCGAGCGTACGGCCCTGGTCTGGCTCCGCAGCTACGTGCGCACCACTACCCTGGCCACCACTCCCGCCGACAACTCGGCCGTCAGCCTGTATCCCAACCCGGTTACCAACGGCTATTTCACGCTGCGAGGCACCGAGAATGTACATACCATTCGGGTGGTGGATATGCGGGGGCAGCTGCTGCGGGAAATAGCGCCGCGCAATCAATCTTCTGTAGCTATTAAATTAAATCTGCGGCCGGGCTTATACATAGTACAGCTGCTCAGCGGCACGACTATTTCCTCTAAAAAGCTGACCATACAATAA
- a CDS encoding zinc dependent phospholipase C family protein has protein sequence MQHFTRRARRALAVTALLLTAPSILFAWGTWGHERINRAAVLALPPALRTFFYNHVDFIVQESVVPDLRKYTLNDRAEGPRHFIDLEDYGDQPISQLPQTSQEAYAQYEPAFLDKNGRLPWFIQDMLGKLTTAMKNGRKEDILFIAADLGHYLGDATQPLHTSQNHDGQLTGQKGIHAFYESQMVEKFGKTYNFKLKEPQLIQDPVAETWRLIAQSHASADTLLAIEKKLQTETPAAGVLEVDAQGQPKKNVFNSNIRTAAYTESFHKALKRMEERQLRTAAQAAANYWYTAWVNAGKPDLTKLDTEYTTRSSQANLKEELKLLQTGKLVDFSSFMEF, from the coding sequence ATGCAACATTTCACCCGCCGGGCCCGCCGCGCGCTGGCCGTTACGGCGCTGCTGCTGACCGCACCTTCCATCCTGTTTGCCTGGGGCACCTGGGGCCACGAGCGAATCAACCGCGCGGCGGTGCTGGCCTTGCCGCCAGCCCTACGCACCTTCTTCTACAACCACGTCGATTTCATAGTGCAGGAGTCGGTGGTGCCCGACCTGCGCAAGTACACGCTCAACGACCGCGCCGAGGGGCCGCGCCACTTCATCGACCTGGAAGACTACGGCGACCAGCCCATCAGCCAGCTGCCCCAGACCTCGCAGGAGGCCTACGCCCAGTACGAGCCGGCTTTCCTGGATAAAAACGGCCGCCTGCCCTGGTTTATTCAGGACATGCTGGGCAAGCTGACCACCGCCATGAAAAACGGCCGCAAGGAAGACATTCTCTTCATTGCCGCCGACCTGGGCCACTACCTCGGCGACGCCACCCAGCCCCTGCACACCTCCCAGAACCACGACGGGCAGCTCACGGGCCAGAAGGGTATTCACGCCTTTTACGAGTCGCAGATGGTGGAAAAGTTCGGCAAGACCTACAACTTCAAGCTCAAGGAGCCCCAGCTGATTCAGGACCCGGTGGCCGAAACCTGGCGCCTGATTGCCCAGAGCCACGCCTCGGCCGATACGCTGCTGGCCATTGAGAAAAAGCTGCAAACCGAAACGCCGGCCGCTGGCGTGCTGGAGGTTGATGCCCAGGGCCAGCCCAAAAAGAACGTGTTCAACAGCAACATTCGCACGGCGGCCTACACCGAAAGCTTCCACAAGGCCCTCAAGCGCATGGAAGAGCGGCAGCTGCGCACCGCCGCCCAGGCCGCGGCCAACTACTGGTACACGGCCTGGGTCAACGCCGGTAAGCCCGACCTGACCAAGCTCGACACCGAGTACACGACCCGCAGCAGCCAGGCCAACCTGAAAGAGGAGCTCAAGCTGCTTCAAACCGGCAAGCTGGTCGATTTCTCCTCGTTTATGGAGTTCTAA
- a CDS encoding flavin monoamine oxidase family protein, translating to MPAGPARLPCARSGRGGGAEDSPRPVGGYGPLLAYLARQVQDAGGRIQLSTVVETIRWQRGQVEIRCDHNRRYSAPQALVTVPLGVLQAEAGTLGYVAFVPEIPERRAAAQALGFGPVVKVLLEFEWPFWEQESKELHHAMPALGFLFSDAAVPTWWSQLPDPRALLTGWVAGPAAARLRATPDEDVLTQALESLAYLFGTSTAWLRPQLVAHRVVNWGADPFARGAYAYATVGSAGARRVLSEPLADTVFFAGEGLYEGPAMGTVEAALASADAVARQLLGPADEALEEGKK from the coding sequence ATGCCCGCCGGGCCAGCTCGTTTGCCCTGCGCGCGGAGTGGTCGGGGGGGCGGGGCCGAGGATTCGCCCCGGCCGGTGGGCGGCTACGGGCCGCTGCTGGCATATCTGGCCCGGCAGGTGCAGGACGCGGGCGGCCGGATTCAGCTCTCGACCGTGGTGGAAACTATCCGGTGGCAACGCGGGCAGGTGGAAATCCGGTGCGACCACAACCGCCGCTACTCCGCCCCGCAGGCCCTGGTTACGGTGCCGCTGGGCGTATTGCAGGCCGAAGCTGGCACGCTGGGCTACGTCGCCTTCGTCCCCGAGATTCCCGAGCGGCGGGCGGCGGCTCAAGCGCTGGGGTTTGGGCCGGTGGTCAAGGTGCTGCTGGAATTTGAGTGGCCGTTCTGGGAGCAGGAGTCGAAGGAGTTACATCATGCCATGCCGGCCCTGGGCTTTTTGTTTTCGGATGCCGCCGTGCCCACCTGGTGGAGCCAGCTGCCCGACCCGCGCGCCCTGCTCACGGGCTGGGTGGCGGGCCCCGCCGCCGCCCGGCTGCGCGCCACTCCCGACGAGGACGTCCTCACCCAGGCCCTCGAATCGTTGGCGTACTTATTCGGCACCTCTACCGCCTGGCTCCGGCCCCAGCTGGTGGCGCACCGCGTCGTGAACTGGGGCGCCGACCCATTTGCCCGCGGGGCCTACGCCTACGCCACCGTCGGCTCGGCCGGGGCGCGCCGGGTGCTGAGTGAGCCGCTGGCCGACACCGTGTTTTTTGCCGGCGAAGGGCTGTACGAAGGCCCCGCTATGGGCACCGTGGAAGCCGCCCTGGCCAGCGCCGACGCAGTGGCCCGGCAGCTGCTGGGGCCGGCAGATGAAGCGTTGGAAGAAGGCAAAAAATAG
- a CDS encoding AsmA family protein, translated as MKLLLFRRFLLAGFLLMLVALGLGGWLLGTRWGQRQLEHWVRQQVRRNSELVLAPFEVTLSPWRDFPHLTASIHHVSLTDTSFGQQHPVLAVGRADLRLELASLVRKQVRITRLVVWNVDFRERVDSLGRSWGLHGKRRHTSAGTGPPLDIALDSLLVHHFRIQTRNDYAHSAFGAEVRRAHLSATIAKGVLRAHGTLHGELSYLRNNRGTLFRRKPVWASVNYALEFKKHEGTLHHTRATLNGDTIRIRGSHRTIANQPGTRLNFRFDGQQPLMEVLRAALPPSQTAYFAEATSPSKARIRYQISGLTGPTRRPRNILTFSLRRAQLLWPGSARRINHWDLLATYDNGPAHNLTTTVLTVQHCRLYSSAGQLNVALTLRDFSRPFVSGRFRGKTELPQLAAVLAPGRWQARHGTAEMDVRLHGLLPPTDDGTDLAVAQKSLSVRGFVTLRDASFVVLSRRADFSALNVRVGLRDSIWTLSHASGVLDQMRFRASATTTGLLDYVTGQALNMAVVGRFAVEELRVQRLRELLRPPSASTRQVARQRAATASNQLATLGGSLIPPGVRLNVDLRCTRLVLPTDTLEQVAATVHHDGQQVQLDKLAARIWGATVHGRVSWPTDTLQQVAPIQFHLAVDFDTMNYRRLVARLARPPRRSAAAPASPALRELLLAANGELTWNIQTLQLEGSENIRRLRVQMRKNGSEINLPALSFATSRGGTGQASALIRLDGTRLRAAHVNLDLRYATLDVQRLLLLLASLNPEDKSVPLPAALVERRAERRARRQQQAPGSILTNGILRAVVRVQADRVNYGAVRGRGFALESHLRDGVARVDNCSLQAFQGTIELRGRMLLNVDRHHHPLHVQMRLQDVELPDLLAAGTAIGLSVPEQDNVRGSMRCATDLHTDLDSAFLPRLDQTRCYLKADLRDLELLNVEALSQALKFMREERTRHLFFEPFSSEFVLNRGELLIPNLNLNSNLSNMQVSGNYFLDGRANLYIGLNPMQALFGDNDKRIERIQQSEPLRRPNHKLTYINLQRPAAGTRYSVRLFKGNEQRQQQALLQQQLRQILLTQRLDTTLRLLR; from the coding sequence ATGAAATTGTTGCTTTTCCGGCGCTTCCTGCTGGCCGGATTCCTGCTGATGCTTGTTGCGCTGGGCCTGGGTGGCTGGCTGCTGGGCACGCGCTGGGGTCAGCGGCAGCTGGAGCACTGGGTGCGCCAGCAGGTGAGGCGCAACTCGGAGCTGGTGCTGGCCCCGTTCGAAGTTACCCTCTCGCCCTGGCGCGACTTTCCCCACCTGACGGCCTCCATTCACCACGTCAGCCTCACCGATACTTCGTTTGGCCAGCAGCACCCGGTATTGGCCGTGGGCCGCGCCGACCTGCGTCTGGAGCTGGCCAGCCTGGTGCGCAAACAGGTGCGCATCACCCGCCTGGTGGTCTGGAACGTGGATTTCCGGGAGCGGGTCGATTCGCTGGGCCGCAGCTGGGGCCTGCACGGCAAGCGCCGCCACACCAGCGCCGGCACCGGCCCGCCCCTCGATATTGCCCTGGACTCCCTGCTGGTGCACCACTTCCGCATCCAAACCCGCAACGACTACGCCCACAGCGCCTTCGGGGCCGAAGTGCGGCGGGCTCACCTGTCGGCCACCATTGCCAAAGGAGTATTGCGGGCCCACGGCACCTTGCACGGCGAGCTGAGTTATCTGCGCAACAACCGGGGCACGCTGTTCCGGCGCAAGCCGGTGTGGGCCTCGGTCAATTACGCGCTGGAGTTTAAAAAGCACGAGGGCACGCTCCACCACACTCGGGCCACGCTCAACGGCGACACCATCCGGATTCGGGGCTCCCACCGCACCATTGCCAACCAGCCCGGCACCCGCCTCAACTTCCGGTTCGACGGGCAGCAGCCCCTGATGGAAGTGCTGCGGGCCGCGCTGCCGCCCAGCCAGACGGCCTATTTCGCCGAGGCCACCAGCCCCAGCAAAGCCCGCATCCGCTACCAGATTTCGGGGCTGACCGGCCCCACCCGCCGCCCGCGCAACATTCTCACCTTCTCGCTGCGGCGGGCCCAGCTGCTGTGGCCCGGCTCGGCCCGGCGCATCAACCACTGGGATTTGCTGGCTACCTACGACAACGGCCCGGCCCACAACCTGACCACCACCGTGCTGACCGTGCAGCACTGCCGCCTCTACTCCTCGGCCGGCCAGCTGAACGTGGCCCTCACGCTGCGCGACTTTTCCCGGCCCTTCGTCAGTGGGCGCTTCCGGGGCAAAACCGAGCTGCCCCAGCTGGCCGCCGTGCTGGCTCCCGGCCGGTGGCAGGCCCGCCACGGCACCGCCGAAATGGACGTGCGCCTGCACGGCCTGCTACCCCCCACCGACGACGGCACCGACCTGGCAGTCGCCCAGAAAAGCCTGTCGGTGCGCGGCTTCGTGACCCTGCGCGACGCGTCGTTCGTGGTGCTGAGCCGCCGGGCCGACTTCTCCGCCCTGAACGTGCGCGTCGGCCTGCGCGACAGTATCTGGACGCTTTCCCACGCCTCGGGCGTGCTGGACCAGATGCGGTTTCGGGCCTCAGCTACCACCACGGGCCTGCTGGATTACGTGACCGGCCAGGCGCTCAACATGGCCGTGGTCGGCCGCTTTGCCGTGGAAGAGCTGCGCGTGCAGCGCCTGCGCGAGCTGCTACGCCCTCCCTCGGCCAGCACGCGGCAGGTGGCCCGGCAGCGGGCCGCCACGGCCTCCAACCAGCTGGCCACCCTGGGCGGCAGCCTGATTCCGCCGGGCGTGCGCCTGAACGTGGATTTGCGCTGCACCCGCCTCGTGCTGCCCACCGACACGCTCGAGCAGGTAGCCGCCACGGTGCACCACGACGGCCAGCAGGTGCAGCTCGATAAGCTGGCGGCCCGCATCTGGGGCGCGACGGTGCACGGCCGGGTGTCGTGGCCCACCGATACGCTGCAACAGGTGGCGCCCATCCAGTTTCACCTGGCCGTCGACTTCGACACGATGAACTACCGCCGCCTCGTGGCCCGCCTGGCCCGCCCGCCGCGCCGCTCGGCCGCCGCCCCGGCCAGCCCGGCCCTGCGCGAGCTGCTGCTGGCCGCCAACGGCGAGCTGACCTGGAACATCCAGACCCTGCAGCTGGAAGGCAGTGAAAACATCCGCCGGCTGCGGGTGCAGATGCGTAAAAACGGCTCCGAAATCAACCTGCCCGCCCTGAGCTTCGCCACCAGCCGGGGCGGCACCGGCCAGGCGTCGGCCCTGATCCGGCTGGACGGCACCCGCCTGCGGGCCGCCCACGTAAACCTGGACCTGCGCTACGCCACCCTCGACGTGCAGCGCCTGCTGCTGCTGCTGGCCAGCCTGAATCCGGAGGATAAGTCGGTGCCGCTGCCGGCCGCGCTGGTCGAGCGGCGGGCCGAGCGGCGCGCCCGGCGGCAGCAGCAGGCGCCGGGCTCCATTCTCACCAACGGCATTCTGCGGGCCGTGGTGCGGGTGCAGGCCGACCGGGTAAACTACGGGGCCGTGCGGGGCCGCGGCTTCGCGCTGGAGTCACACCTGCGCGACGGGGTGGCCCGGGTTGATAACTGCTCGTTGCAGGCATTTCAGGGCACGATTGAGCTGCGGGGCCGCATGCTGCTCAACGTGGACCGCCACCACCACCCGCTGCACGTGCAGATGCGCCTGCAAGACGTGGAGCTGCCCGACCTGCTGGCCGCCGGCACCGCCATTGGCCTCAGCGTGCCCGAGCAGGACAACGTGCGGGGCAGCATGCGCTGCGCCACCGACCTGCACACCGACCTGGATTCGGCCTTCCTGCCCCGCCTCGACCAAACCCGCTGCTACCTCAAGGCCGACCTGCGCGACCTGGAGCTGCTCAACGTGGAAGCCCTGTCGCAGGCCCTGAAATTCATGCGCGAGGAGCGCACCCGCCACCTGTTCTTCGAGCCCTTCAGCAGTGAGTTCGTCCTCAACCGGGGCGAGCTGCTGATTCCCAACCTGAACCTGAACAGCAACCTGAGCAACATGCAGGTCAGCGGCAACTACTTCCTGGACGGCCGCGCCAACCTCTACATTGGCCTGAACCCGATGCAGGCCCTGTTCGGCGACAACGACAAGCGCATCGAGCGGATTCAGCAGAGTGAGCCACTGCGCCGCCCCAACCACAAGCTCACCTACATCAACCTGCAGCGGCCGGCGGCCGGCACCCGCTACTCCGTGCGCCTGTTCAAGGGCAACGAGCAGCGCCAGCAGCAGGCCCTGTTGCAGCAGCAGCTCCGCCAGATTCTGCTCACCCAGCGCCTCGACACCACCCTGCGGCTGCTGCGCTGA
- a CDS encoding cupin domain-containing protein — protein sequence MNQNNTLLGPMKDADHREVGGVQVDVVRTGAARVKRIVYPVGFRWSQNLKAIVGTPLCMHAHVGFLAQGQINIQYADGVVETFVAPQAVAIEPGHDGWVVGEEPAILIEFDFERDTVERLELPLTHSPSAIS from the coding sequence ATGAATCAGAATAACACATTGCTCGGCCCGATGAAAGATGCCGACCACCGGGAAGTAGGCGGGGTGCAGGTCGACGTGGTGCGCACCGGGGCGGCCCGCGTCAAGCGCATCGTGTATCCGGTTGGGTTTCGGTGGTCCCAGAACCTGAAGGCCATTGTGGGCACGCCCTTGTGCATGCACGCCCACGTGGGCTTTCTGGCCCAGGGCCAAATCAATATTCAGTATGCCGATGGGGTGGTGGAAACGTTCGTGGCGCCCCAGGCCGTGGCCATCGAGCCGGGCCACGACGGCTGGGTAGTGGGCGAGGAGCCCGCCATCCTGATTGAGTTTGACTTTGAGCGCGACACCGTGGAGCGGCTCGAATTGCCCCTCACCCACAGCCCCAGCGCCATTTCCTGA
- a CDS encoding DinB family protein, translated as MLTATLTPLAQALVSEIDHELELTRRLLTRIPADQLGWQPHPKSMTLTVLATHIADLLGGIDMTMQATELDLNQFETGNPAKAASVAELLERLATNGASATAALTAAPAEAFDVLWTLRRGEEVLLEQTRAEIVRHLISHMIHHRGQLTVYLRLLDVPLPYIYGPSADEFTWVA; from the coding sequence ATGCTGACTGCCACCCTCACTCCCCTTGCCCAGGCCCTGGTTTCCGAAATTGACCACGAACTGGAGCTGACCCGCCGCCTACTGACCCGGATTCCGGCAGACCAGCTCGGCTGGCAGCCCCACCCCAAATCCATGACGCTGACGGTGCTGGCCACCCACATTGCCGACTTGCTGGGCGGCATCGACATGACCATGCAGGCGACGGAGTTGGACCTGAACCAGTTTGAGACGGGAAACCCCGCCAAAGCGGCCAGCGTCGCTGAGCTGCTGGAGCGCCTGGCCACCAACGGCGCCTCCGCCACCGCGGCCCTGACCGCCGCGCCGGCCGAAGCCTTCGACGTGCTCTGGACGCTGCGCCGGGGCGAGGAAGTACTGCTGGAGCAGACCCGGGCCGAAATCGTGCGCCACCTGATCAGCCACATGATTCACCACCGCGGCCAGCTGACCGTGTACCTGCGCCTGCTCGACGTGCCCCTGCCCTATATCTACGGCCCCTCGGCCGACGAATTTACTTGGGTAGCGTAG